Below is a genomic region from Billgrantia tianxiuensis.
GCGCTCTCCGCCAGCGATGTGGAAGGGCTTCGGCTGGGCAGGGGGATGGCGCAAGCCCTGCCGGCGGAGTTGAACGGCTATCCAGGTCCCATGCACGTGCTGGAACTGGCCGATGCACTGAACCTGACCGAAGAGCAGCGGGAGCGAACCGAACAGGCCTACGAGAACATGCGCGTCCGTGCCAGTGACCTCGGCGAGCAGGTGATCGAAAGCGAGCGCGAACTCGACCGGCTCTTTGCCGAGCAACGTGCAACGCTGGATGAGATCGAACGCCTCACCGAACAGACGGCCCGGCTCTGGGGCCAACTGCGGGCGGTACACCTCGAATATCACCTGCGCATGCTCGCGGTGCTCGATGAGGAGCAGATTCGGCACTACAGTCACCTGCGAAACTACGGAAGTGGCGACCATCGTCACTAGTGGCTCGAGCAAAGCCACGCATAGCAAAGCCATGTGTATGCCTGTGGCGAAGATGCGGAATAGCAGGGGTAATTCCTGAACTATCGTGCACAGACTGTGAGTTGCCGCCGAGGAGAGGTTTCAGGCAATCTGGCATTGCAGAACTTCAGATAATAATTAAATGAAGGGGAAGCTATGAAAATCGTAATCGTTGCTTTTGTGCTGTTGGTCTTCAGTAGTAGCGTTCTGGCCCATGGTGGAGGCTGCCGCAAGAGTTCACCGCCAGGGCAGTGCTGCCACATGGATAACAGCGTAGGTAGAGTTCACTGTCACTGAGATCCAGTAGGGCAACCCAACACCCCGAGCCCGCGCCTGGCTCGGGGTGTTGTCGTTTGTGATAACAGGCTAGGGGCTGGCCCTACACCTTGCTCACGATCAACGCGGCATTCACCCCACCGAAGCCGAAGCCGTTGCACAGCACGTGCTGGGTCGCATGCTCGCGCGCCTCACCCGAGACGATGTCTAGGTCGTGCAGGTCCTCGTCGCGGTGTTCCAGGTTCAGGGTCGGGGGCAGGCGGTCGTGCATGGCGGCCAAGGCAGAGAAGATGCTCTCCACGCCGCCGGCGGCACCGAGCAGGTGGCCGGTCGAGGATTTGGTCGCGGAGATCGGAATGCCGCCGAGGGCGTTGCCGAAGGCGTTGCGCAGGG
It encodes:
- a CDS encoding Spy/CpxP family protein refolding chaperone, which produces MTRLLAFVLLVLTTGAAQGEAVGLGAYAGFHSREIKALSASDVEGLRLGRGMAQALPAELNGYPGPMHVLELADALNLTEEQRERTEQAYENMRVRASDLGEQVIESERELDRLFAEQRATLDEIERLTEQTARLWGQLRAVHLEYHLRMLAVLDEEQIRHYSHLRNYGSGDHRH